A single Nicotiana tabacum cultivar K326 chromosome 5, ASM71507v2, whole genome shotgun sequence DNA region contains:
- the LOC107829003 gene encoding uncharacterized protein LOC107829003 gives MDLESVYEIDLVAGFISGKGFRRVALQFPDELLKDSTRIVSALHEKLRLFNQLHTGSNGDAKDVRLYVMADTTYGNCCVDEVGASHVNTDCVIHYGHTCFSPTSTLPAFFVLGKASLNVPLCAQKLCEYTIKAGKPILVLYGLEYAHAITEIKASVGTQSCFKVEFCYADTMSPVITPSETFCSMNGQPKLSDGQCANSCTTEENNAPYRIGGLTWSLPVGHRIEDYLLFYVGSDDSAFANISMTYNTCEIVRYDATEDLLVNDFSQQKRILKRRYFLIEKAKDASIIGILVGTLGVAGYLHMIHQMKDLITRAGKKAYTFVMGRPNPAKLANFPECDVFIYVSCAQTALLDSKEFLAPVITPFEAMIAFGRGSEWTGAYVTEFRDLITSSPMEVKDQSEARFSFIEGGYVEDFEQQDVEEDVEDGVSALVNITEKALHVRDKATHSLMNGTAKSGAEYFAARSFHGLDIHTENNFPEPFLIGKSGRASGYKNETTE, from the exons atggACTTGGAGTCAGTTTACGAAATTGACCTTGTCGCCGGATTCATCTCCGGTAAAGGCTTCCGCCGAGTTGCTCTTCAG TTCCCTGATGAACTATTGAAAGATTCAACGAGGATAGTGTCTGCTCTACATGAAAAACTTCGCTTATTCAACCAGTTACATACTGGAAGTAATGGAGATGCAAAGGATGTTAGGCTGTATGTAATGGCGGACACTACGTATGGAAATTGCTGTGTTGATGAAGTTGGAGCATCTCATGTCAACACGGACTGCGTTATCCATTATGGTCATACTTGCTTCAGTCC GACATCGACTCTTCCCGCTTTTTTTGTCCTTGGGAAAGCTTCACTAAATGTGCCACTTTGTGCTCAAAAGCTTTGCGAGTATACAATAAAAGCCGGCAAACCTATTTTG GTTCTTTATGGGCTTGAATATGCACATGCAATCACAGAAATCAAAGCATCAGTTGGTACTCAATCATGCTTCAAAGTGGAATTTTGTTATGCTGATACTATGTCTCCAGTTATAACTCCATCAGAAACTTTTTGCTCAATGAATGGGCAACCAAAACTAAGTGATGGTCAATGTGCAAATAGCTGTACTACTGAGGAGAACAATGCACCATATCGTATTGGAGGGTTGACGTGGTCGTTACCTGTGGGACACAGGATTGAGGACTATTTACTTTTCTATGTTGGTTCAGATGACTCAGCCTTTGCAAATATATCAATGACATACAATACTTGTGAAATAG TCAGATATGATGCTACGGAAGACCTTTTGGTGAATGACTTTTCTCAGCAGAAAAGGATTCTTAAGCGTAG GTACTTTCTTATTGAGAAAGCAAAAGATGCTAGCATCATAGGGATCTTGGTAGGGACACTTGGAGTAG CTGGTTACCTCCACATGATTCATCAGATGAAAGACTTGATTACCCGAGCTGGGAAGAAAGCCTATACTTTTGTTATGGGGAGACCTAACCCTGCAAAACTTGCCAACTTTCCTGAG TGCGATGTCTTCATTTATGTTTCTTGTGCACAAACTGCTCTATTGGATAGTAAAGAGTTCTTAGCTCCAGTTATTACTCCTTTTGAAGCAATGATTGCTTTCGGCAG AGGAAGTGAATGGACTGGGGCTTATGTAACCGAGTTTCGGGATTTGATTACTTCTTCCCCCATGGAAGTGAAAGACCAGTCAGAAGCACGATTTTCTTTCATTGAGGGTGGATATGTGGAAGATTTTGAGCAGCAAG ATGTCGAAGAAGATGTCGAAGATGGAGTTTCTGCTTTAGTGAACATCACAGAGAAGGCTCTGCATGTTCGTGACAAGGCCACTCATTCTCTAATGAATGGAACAGCTAAATCTGGGGCAGAGTACTTCGCAGCTAGGTCGTTTCACGGCCTTGACATTCATACTGAAAATAATTTTCCCGAGCCATTTTTAATTGGTAAAAGTGGGAGAGCATCAGGGTACAAGAATGAGACTACAGAGTAA